Proteins encoded by one window of Gemmatimonadota bacterium:
- a CDS encoding VWA domain-containing protein: protein MPFAFLVPAFLAGLAALAVPLLLHLRQRDKEKPLRFPSLMFLRRIAIETSHRRRVTDLPLLLLRALAVALAVLAFSRPVFQRAGKALGAPPERVVILAVDRSMSMGHTAVWPVAMDSARAIIRALKAGDRIAVIAFDDDASVIQPMTTDHAAALAALGTVRPGARGTRFAAALRAARQQMAAANLPRAEVLVVSDLQRVGTGGLTDLALPKGLAVRGIVVAAPSAANTSVTGLTVQRLGGGAAGRIAVSADVRSNALASARRATVTLTVNNREAGTRTVDLPVSGLRTVAFDPVALPPGEAQVSIALDPDALTADDSFHAVVPAEASQRILLVGAGDLAPESTLFLERALAIGSDPAFVVERGSVGTLTAQRLASVALVIFLDVLPPTNDAFRDWVRAGRGAVIVAGPRLRTVRAQPGQLPGRVTGEMDRLAERGGTIGDVALEHPIFSPFRGGGSAALGSARFIRYAQLAADTGSVVLARFDDGLPALLERAEGSGRLLLSAIPLDARGGDFPLQAAYLPFVRRLALHTAGYEPQPLWRTTGEGWRPVGTVADLVIATPSGSLLRPDSGATRGAADLEALGFYRAYRERAVGDPIATVAVNVPIRESDLTASPASELLLGVREEAGDPSAAEIPPIAEVETRQRLWRILLLIVGVVLVMESLLGSRGWRGTATRLAVETPPGGAAT, encoded by the coding sequence ATGCCGTTCGCCTTCCTCGTCCCCGCCTTCCTTGCCGGACTCGCCGCGTTGGCAGTGCCGCTGCTGTTGCACCTGCGCCAGCGCGACAAGGAGAAGCCGTTGCGCTTCCCCTCGTTGATGTTCCTGCGCCGGATTGCCATCGAGACGTCGCATCGTCGCCGAGTGACCGACCTGCCGCTGCTCCTGCTCCGGGCCCTCGCCGTGGCACTTGCGGTGCTGGCCTTCTCGCGGCCCGTTTTCCAGCGCGCCGGCAAGGCGCTCGGCGCCCCGCCGGAGCGCGTGGTCATTCTTGCGGTGGACCGCTCGATGAGCATGGGACACACCGCCGTCTGGCCGGTGGCGATGGACTCGGCCCGCGCCATCATCCGCGCGCTCAAGGCCGGCGACCGGATTGCCGTGATCGCCTTCGACGATGATGCCAGCGTGATCCAGCCGATGACGACGGACCACGCTGCCGCCCTCGCCGCCCTCGGCACGGTGCGTCCCGGGGCCCGGGGGACGCGCTTCGCCGCGGCGCTCCGCGCCGCACGGCAGCAGATGGCGGCCGCCAACCTGCCGCGGGCCGAAGTGCTGGTCGTCTCCGACCTTCAGCGCGTCGGCACCGGTGGACTCACCGATCTGGCCCTCCCCAAGGGCCTCGCCGTGCGCGGCATCGTGGTGGCGGCCCCATCGGCGGCCAACACCTCCGTCACCGGGTTGACGGTCCAACGGCTCGGCGGTGGGGCCGCTGGGCGCATAGCGGTCTCTGCGGATGTGCGGAGCAACGCCCTGGCGTCGGCACGGCGCGCCACCGTCACGCTCACCGTGAACAACCGCGAGGCCGGCACGCGCACGGTGGACCTTCCGGTGAGCGGTCTTCGCACCGTGGCGTTCGACCCCGTGGCCTTGCCGCCCGGCGAAGCACAGGTCTCGATCGCACTCGACCCCGACGCACTCACGGCGGACGACAGCTTTCACGCCGTCGTACCGGCCGAAGCATCGCAGCGCATCCTGCTGGTCGGTGCCGGCGATCTCGCCCCCGAATCGACGCTCTTCCTCGAGCGTGCACTCGCGATCGGCAGCGACCCGGCGTTCGTCGTCGAGCGCGGCAGCGTGGGAACACTTACGGCTCAGCGCCTTGCCTCAGTGGCGCTGGTGATCTTCCTCGACGTCCTCCCGCCCACCAACGACGCCTTCCGGGACTGGGTCCGTGCCGGACGCGGAGCCGTGATCGTCGCCGGTCCGCGGCTCCGCACCGTCCGGGCCCAACCCGGTCAGCTGCCTGGTCGGGTGACCGGGGAGATGGATCGCCTCGCCGAGCGCGGCGGCACGATTGGGGACGTGGCGCTGGAGCATCCGATCTTCTCGCCCTTCCGCGGCGGGGGCAGCGCCGCCCTCGGCAGCGCACGCTTCATTCGCTACGCCCAGTTGGCGGCGGACACCGGCAGCGTCGTCCTGGCCCGCTTCGACGATGGCCTGCCGGCCCTCCTGGAGCGTGCCGAGGGGAGCGGTCGCCTCCTGCTGAGCGCCATTCCCCTCGATGCCCGGGGAGGCGACTTCCCGTTGCAGGCGGCCTACCTTCCGTTCGTACGGCGCCTCGCGCTCCACACCGCCGGCTACGAGCCGCAGCCCCTCTGGCGCACCACCGGCGAAGGATGGCGGCCGGTCGGCACGGTGGCCGATCTGGTGATCGCGACACCTTCCGGCTCACTCCTCCGTCCGGACTCGGGTGCCACTCGCGGTGCCGCCGACCTCGAAGCGCTCGGCTTCTACCGCGCCTATCGGGAACGGGCGGTCGGCGACCCGATCGCCACCGTCGCCGTGAACGTCCCGATTCGTGAATCCGATCTGACGGCCTCGCCAGCCAGCGAACTCCTGCTCGGCGTGCGCGAGGAGGCCGGCGATCCCTCGGCGGCCGAGATCCCGCCGATCGCCGAGGTGGAAACACGGCAACGGCTCTGGCGCATCCTCTTGCTGATCGTTGGTGTCGTGCTGGTGATGGAATCGTTGCTGGGCAGCCGCGGGTGGCGGGGTACCGCCACGCGGCTCGCGGTTGAGACTCCCCCTGGAGGAGCTGCCACATGA